The genomic region CACTCCTGTATTTGATTCTATGGCATACACTGTTGATTCACTTCCGGGGTCAGTACCCTGATCAAAAGAATGGGTTTCAACAATCTTAAGGTCATCCACAGTGTATTTCACAGCCAACTCTTTACAGGTTATGCAATTTTCGCCTAACTCATAGGTATGATTGAATCCTTTGTCTTTTAGTGATTCTACAGCTTCGGCTAAGTCAGTGTACATTATGATCGTTTTGCCTTTTGAGTTTAATATATAATACAAAATAAAAAAGCCGCTCGTTCAAGCGGCTTTTTAAAATAAAAATAGAGCTGTGAAATTAGCCGTTATTTTTAATGTCTTGGATCTCAAGGCGAATTTCTTGGGCCAATTTCTTTAGTTCCTGAAGGCCTTTGCGAGCACGTGTACCGGCTGCTTTATTGCCTTTGTCGTAGAATTTAGTCATTTCTTCTGTTGCTTCTTCTACGAGGTTTTTGATTTCGTCAACTCTACTCATTATGTAGCTCCGTTAAATTAATTATTAGTTAAAAAACTTCCTGTATTCAGAAAGTGCGTTGAAGCTATTCAATCGGGACTCTTGAGTCAAATTAAAAGTGCGTTTTTTACAGTAAAAATGATCTTTTTTTTAGTTTTCATTGGATAATGGTCACTTTTTCCAATTTTGGCCAGTTTTTGAAGTCGTTTGCAGTAGTTAATTTCACCGGATAATTAAAATCCTGGAATTCATCGGGGATGGATTCTCCTAAAAATTCGTCCGTCAAATGATCCCATAATAATTTTTCTTCAGATTTAGAGATTAAGATTTCATCTTTTTCATTCTTAGAGAAAAGCAGAATTTCAACTTTACTCAGTGCTTTTGAAATGGATTTAGTAAAATCAGGAAGAGGAACATGAGAGGCTTTTCCATTTTCATCAACAAGATTTGAAATCAGTAGATTTGGAGTAGCATGAAGTGATTGCAGGGCGTCGGTATCGAGATCTATTTTCCCGCTCTTTTTTTTAACAAGTCCTTTTTGAAACCCGTGTATTCCAATGGTGGCTACTCCCTGATCAGCAAATAACCCAATCAGGCGTTTATTAAGATCTTTAGTGGCGCGGAGCCGAGCATCTTCCCGCATCATTCCTGTTTGAATAAGCCGATCCGTATAAGGGCTGTCTCCATGAATAATAATTCCTTTTCGATCTCCCAATTTGGCCAGGGATTTTGCAAAGGAGGTGAGGAAGATAGAATTTTCAAGATGATGATGATCAAGAACAGCGATATAATTTATGGACATGTTTTATGCGTATTGTGATTCACATTAAATTACCCAATGTTTGGCTTAGTTGAATAACTAATTCACCTCTAAATTCATTTGGTGATTCAAATTTTCTTCATTTATTGTACAATTTAAAAACCTCAGAATAGTTTCATGTATCACCAAAGTTCGAACATACGAATGAAATGGAATCCCAATAGTTTTCGGAACAGGCCGCGGATTACCTACACCCGGTCCGTCTCTGTATACGACAGATCAGCCCTGAAAGTCATGGTTCGTTTGTTGCTATGCTCGATCTTGTCTTCATCATCTATGTTTGGGATGTCGGTGTGATGCACATTGCATTTCACTTCTTCATTAAGGTACTCGCTGATGCTTTTGGAGATGAGAGTTTCAAGCTGAGAATTTGAAAGAGTCTTTAATTTGTTGCTCATGACTATAATATTTCTTTTGAATTACTTGAGTTAGTCGGCTAAAAAAACATATTTGATGGATTCATCGTTTTGAAACCAAAGGGTGGGAATTCGCCGGCCATTTTTAGACTTCTCAGCTTCAGCTTTGTTAAATAGCTCCTGCTGTGTAACTTCGGGTAATTCCATTAGTAGATAGGACCTTCGGATGCATCAAGGTTACTCCGGATTATCACGAAATCCATCTGCGGGATTATCCTTCTGATGGATGAACAAGGGCTGTTTTGCTCAAATTCAACCATTGGTCGGATAAGCTTTGAGCCGTCAGACCCATAATCAACCTTGTTTCTTTAAGGATGCTGATTTAAAATTAAAGGGAAGCAAATCGATGGAAAGGTGTTCAGAAAGTGTTCCTTCAGCATGATGTAATTTAATTTCATGATAAGGCAGAAATTCTGCAATTACTTGCCGGCAAGCTCCGCAAGGACTGCTTATTTCACCTTTTTTGGTGTGTATTTCCAATTTCTCGAATTCAGTTATACCTGCAGTAATTGCTTTGGCGATAACAACTCGCTCAGCACAGAGCCCTTTGGTCCAGTCACTGACTTCTATATTAACACCTTCAAAATATCCGTCATTAGTAAAAAGCATAGCCGAAACGGGAAAGTCCGAATTTGGAGTAACTGCTTTTGTAAGCAGAGACTTAAGTTTTGGCAGCGTATTAAAATTATTATCAGCAGGATGAAACAGATCTTCTGTATTTTCAATAGGGGGGCTTTCGACTTCATGAACTTTCAGGTTAAATTCTTTGACCCAAAAGTCCAGTTGATCAAACTCCCTGTTTTCGATATATAACCCGGCAGGGATCTCGCCCTCACTTAAACATATAGCACAGGCCGATTGAACAGCAGGTATCGTAATCGGATATGAAACATTTTCAATCCGTACCCCGGCATAAAAGTGACCGTTTTTACTTTCAACTACACAAGCAGCCGGTCTCTCGGAATAAGGGATATAGGCTCGTTTGTAAAGTAAATTCCAGTTCATATCAATTCATTATCGCTTTGTATGCGGCATCTGCAACTTTGGCTCTGATTTGGCTAATTCTTTTCCCATACGACCGGTGAGGGAAAGTTCGGTTGGTTAGCAAAATGACAGCCATATTTTTTTCACGGTCAATCCACAAACTGGTACCGGTAAACCCAAGATGGCCAAAGGTGTCATCACCGGCAAGGCTTCCGGCTGTAGAAAACCCATCTTCACTTTTGCGGTCAAAGCCCAATCCGCGCCCACTGTGCTTTGATTGCTCGGTAGTGAATTTTCTGATAATCTCGGGTGAGAGGTATTGTCTGCCGGAATAAGTTCCATCATTAAGCAACATGGTACTGAATTTAGCCATATCAATACTGGATGAGAATAAGCCGGCATGTCCTGCAACTCCGTCCATAAAATAAGCCCTTTCATCATGAACCCTGGCCTTGACCAGCCCTCGTCCGAACACCGTGTCAATTTCAGTAGGAGCAATTCTATTTACAAGCCATCGGCTTTTAGTGGCGGGATTAAAAAAGGTACTGTACATATTCATAGGAAAGAAAAGCTCACTTCTTGAATATAGATCCAGGGATTTACCTGAAACTTCATGGATGATTTCCCCCAGAAGAATCATACCTAAGTCGCTGTACACATATTTACTTCCCGGTTCATATGTAAGCGGTTCATTTTTAATTGCATGAATAATTTCCTTGCGGGTTTTGATTGAATCCACATATACTCGGAATGGGGGGAGTCCCGATTGGTGCAATAAAATATCACGGACAGTAATTTTTCTCTTTTTTCCGGTATCAAATTCCTTAAAGAATTTTGAAATCCGGTCATCAAGACTCAGTTTTCCTTCATCAATTAATTTCATTGTTGATGCTGTTGTAGCCATGACTTTTGTGATGGAGGCAAGATCATAAACATCAGTATTTTTAACGGCTTCGGTTTTGGTATAATCCTGGTATCCATATCCCTGA from Gracilimonas sp. harbors:
- a CDS encoding cytidine deaminase, with translation MNWNLLYKRAYIPYSERPAACVVESKNGHFYAGVRIENVSYPITIPAVQSACAICLSEGEIPAGLYIENREFDQLDFWVKEFNLKVHEVESPPIENTEDLFHPADNNFNTLPKLKSLLTKAVTPNSDFPVSAMLFTNDGYFEGVNIEVSDWTKGLCAERVVIAKAITAGITEFEKLEIHTKKGEISSPCGACRQVIAEFLPYHEIKLHHAEGTLSEHLSIDLLPFNFKSASLKKQG
- a CDS encoding histone H1 → MSRVDEIKNLVEEATEEMTKFYDKGNKAAGTRARKGLQELKKLAQEIRLEIQDIKNNG